A window from Flavobacterium sp. 83 encodes these proteins:
- a CDS encoding MFS transporter has translation MSSENLQTKWGQFISLIIVFFFWGFVGSANDILIPVFKKVFTLSQVQSQLVAWAFYVAYFVGSIIFFLISLKVDVLQKFGYKKTLSAGLLLSAIGSFLFIPAATMESFPFFLTALFTVGLGFSIQQIVANPLAIKMGSPSTGAHRLTLAGGVNSFGTTIGAILLGIALFGMGDDKKTALSLEDIKLPFIILGIAFIVVAIFMNFSKIENPAKLEEVEIKHAHEKFNILDYPQLYLGMLAIFIYVGTEVTIISNLPALLKTSEFGSILEDAISPFIALYWGSLMIGRWNGGVNVFNTSKIANIALKFIVPALGFGVIIGANIFAGHDVSAFYVYPIWILMFIAVSFIGGKNAGKTLMLFGLSGLLMMLIGLVCPDTGIAKFFLISGGLFLSIMWPSIFDLAIAGLGKNTGKASSFLIMMILGGGVIPLVQGSICDIDITSPNGIFGISWTHFSYIVPLLGFAYLGFYGFYCPKILKRQGIAHIESEGGGH, from the coding sequence ATGAGTTCAGAAAATTTACAAACCAAATGGGGACAATTTATCTCATTAATAATCGTCTTCTTCTTTTGGGGTTTTGTTGGTTCTGCCAACGACATATTAATACCAGTATTTAAAAAAGTTTTTACTTTATCACAAGTTCAATCCCAATTAGTAGCTTGGGCATTTTACGTTGCTTACTTTGTAGGATCGATAATTTTCTTTCTGATATCTTTGAAAGTTGATGTTTTACAAAAATTTGGATATAAGAAAACTCTTTCTGCTGGTTTACTTCTTTCTGCTATTGGATCTTTTCTATTTATTCCTGCTGCAACAATGGAAAGTTTTCCATTCTTTTTAACAGCTTTATTTACTGTAGGTTTAGGTTTTTCAATCCAACAAATTGTAGCTAATCCTTTAGCCATTAAAATGGGAAGCCCATCAACTGGAGCACACCGTTTAACTCTAGCTGGAGGTGTAAATTCTTTTGGTACTACTATTGGTGCTATTTTATTAGGAATTGCTTTGTTTGGAATGGGTGACGATAAAAAAACTGCACTTTCACTTGAAGACATTAAATTACCATTCATTATTTTAGGTATTGCTTTTATTGTAGTAGCTATTTTTATGAACTTCTCTAAAATTGAAAACCCTGCAAAATTAGAAGAAGTAGAAATTAAACATGCACACGAAAAATTCAACATTTTAGACTATCCACAACTCTACTTAGGAATGTTAGCCATTTTTATTTATGTTGGAACTGAGGTAACTATAATTAGTAATTTACCCGCTTTATTAAAAACTTCCGAATTTGGCAGCATTTTAGAAGATGCCATTTCGCCTTTTATTGCATTATACTGGGGAAGTTTAATGATTGGTCGTTGGAATGGCGGTGTAAATGTTTTTAACACCTCAAAAATAGCCAACATCGCTCTTAAATTTATTGTTCCTGCTTTAGGATTTGGAGTTATTATTGGAGCTAATATATTTGCAGGTCACGATGTTTCTGCTTTTTATGTTTACCCAATTTGGATATTAATGTTTATTGCTGTTAGCTTTATAGGCGGGAAAAATGCAGGCAAAACATTAATGCTTTTTGGTCTTTCAGGATTATTGATGATGTTAATCGGATTGGTTTGTCCTGATACTGGAATTGCTAAATTCTTTCTAATTTCAGGTGGTTTATTCTTATCTATTATGTGGCCTTCTATATTTGATTTGGCTATTGCTGGGTTAGGAAAAAACACTGGTAAAGCATCTTCTTTTTTAATTATGATGATTCTTGGAGGTGGAGTAATTCCTCTGGTTCAAGGAAGTATTTGCGACATAGACATTACTAGTCCAAATGGAATATTTGGTATTTCATGGACTCATTTCTCTTATATTGTTCCCCTTCTTGGTTTTGCATATTTAGGATTTTATGGTTTTTATTGTCCTAAAATATTAAAAAGACAAGGTATTGCTCATATTGAAAGCGAAGGTGGAGGACACTAA
- the fsa gene encoding fructose-6-phosphate aldolase, with protein sequence MKFFIDTANLAQIKEAQALGVLDGVTTNPSLMAKEGITGKNSILKHYVDICNLVDGDVSAEVNALDYDGMIKEGEELADLHDQIVVKLPMTKEGVMAAKYFSDKGIKTNVTLVFSAGQALLAAKAGATYVSPFIGRLDDVSTDGLALIEEIRLIYDNYGYETQILAASVRHTMHIVNCAKIGADVMTGPLSAIYGLLKHPLTDIGLAQFVADFEKGNK encoded by the coding sequence ATGAAGTTTTTTATTGACACGGCTAATTTAGCTCAGATTAAGGAAGCACAAGCATTAGGCGTTTTGGATGGTGTTACAACTAATCCATCATTGATGGCAAAAGAAGGAATTACAGGAAAAAATAGCATTTTGAAGCATTACGTTGATATTTGTAATCTTGTTGATGGCGATGTAAGTGCCGAAGTTAATGCTTTGGATTATGACGGAATGATTAAAGAAGGAGAAGAATTAGCTGATTTACACGATCAAATCGTTGTGAAATTGCCTATGACTAAAGAAGGAGTTATGGCTGCTAAATACTTTTCGGATAAAGGTATTAAAACGAATGTAACTTTAGTATTCTCGGCTGGTCAGGCTTTATTGGCTGCAAAAGCGGGAGCTACTTATGTTTCTCCGTTCATAGGTCGTTTGGATGATGTATCTACAGACGGTTTGGCTTTGATTGAAGAAATTAGATTGATTTATGATAACTATGGTTACGAAACTCAAATTCTTGCTGCTTCAGTTCGTCACACGATGCACATTGTAAACTGTGCTAAAATTGGTGCTGATGTTATGACTGGACCATTATCTGCTATTTACGGTTTGTTGAAACACCCATTGACTGATATTGGATTGGCACAGTTTGTTGCTGATTTCGAGAAAGGAAATAAATAA
- a CDS encoding SDR family oxidoreductase — translation MNKVVLITGGSSGIGKSIGEFLHQKGFVVYGTSRNPERVLNSVFPLVALDVRDTDSIHAAVAKVIAISGRLDVVINNAGVGITGPLEEIPMHEIKNNFETNLFGPIEVMKSVLPQMRLQKSGLIINVTSIAAYMGLPYRSVYSASKGALELITEGLRMEVKSFGVNITNVAPGDFATNIASGRFHAPVIKGSAYENPYGDTLKTMDEHVDSGSNPNEMAEAVYKIIQTPNPKIHYKVGVFMQKFSIVLKRILPDKVYEKMLMNHYKL, via the coding sequence ATGAATAAAGTAGTTCTAATAACAGGAGGTTCTTCGGGAATAGGAAAATCTATTGGCGAGTTTTTACATCAAAAAGGTTTTGTTGTTTATGGAACCAGCAGAAATCCGGAACGAGTTTTAAATTCGGTTTTTCCTTTAGTGGCTTTGGATGTTCGTGATACGGATTCGATTCATGCGGCTGTTGCCAAAGTTATTGCTATTTCAGGAAGACTGGATGTTGTTATTAACAATGCAGGTGTCGGAATTACTGGACCGTTGGAAGAAATTCCGATGCATGAAATTAAGAATAATTTTGAGACTAATCTTTTTGGTCCAATTGAAGTTATGAAATCGGTGTTGCCACAAATGCGTTTGCAAAAATCAGGATTAATAATCAATGTGACTTCGATTGCTGCTTATATGGGTTTGCCGTATCGAAGTGTTTATTCGGCCTCAAAAGGAGCTTTGGAACTTATTACAGAAGGGTTACGTATGGAAGTAAAATCTTTTGGTGTTAACATTACGAATGTGGCTCCAGGTGATTTTGCAACAAATATTGCTTCGGGACGTTTTCATGCTCCGGTGATTAAAGGTTCTGCTTATGAAAATCCGTATGGAGATACATTAAAAACTATGGATGAACACGTAGATAGCGGCAGTAATCCAAATGAAATGGCAGAAGCAGTGTATAAAATTATCCAAACTCCGAATCCTAAAATTCATTATAAAGTGGGGGTTTTTATGCAAAAATTTTCGATTGTTTTGAAGAGAATTTTACCGGATAAAGTATATGAAAAAATGCTTATGAACCATTATAAGTTGTAA
- a CDS encoding glutaminyl-peptide cyclotransferase, which translates to MRNYNFLSFILLGITLASCNDTKKGENTLFTFDISKFKEQYQPQEAIDLGISNLNSKAVDSIIYYVNDKKIASKKGLEKLKFELKDQKLGYQNLKALVYFEGENSEATARVELVSNVQPKLLKYKIVNTFPHDTTSFTEGLEFYKDTLYESTGLKGNSYFRKYDYKTGKVFKQINLDAKYFGEGITFLNNKMYQLTWQEKTGFIYNASTLKLEKTFAYDKDIEGWGMTNDGTYIYQTDKTEKIWKMDPNTQKMIDYVNVYSGESKIPSINELEWINGKIYTNVWQKDAIAVVNPLNGAVEGILDLSGLRKFVKNKTAEVLNGIAYNPKTKTIFVTGKNWDKIFEITVSE; encoded by the coding sequence ATGAGAAATTATAACTTCCTATCTTTCATTTTATTAGGAATCACTTTAGCAAGTTGCAACGACACCAAAAAAGGTGAAAATACTTTATTTACCTTCGATATTTCTAAATTTAAGGAACAATATCAACCACAAGAGGCTATAGATTTAGGGATTTCAAACCTAAATTCGAAAGCAGTTGACAGCATTATCTATTACGTAAATGATAAAAAAATAGCTTCAAAAAAAGGACTTGAAAAGCTAAAATTTGAATTGAAGGACCAAAAATTAGGCTACCAAAACCTAAAAGCATTAGTTTATTTTGAGGGAGAAAACTCCGAAGCTACTGCAAGAGTAGAATTAGTTTCAAATGTGCAGCCAAAATTATTGAAATACAAAATAGTAAATACATTTCCGCACGACACAACCTCTTTCACTGAAGGTTTAGAGTTCTACAAAGACACTTTGTATGAAAGTACGGGATTAAAAGGCAATTCATACTTTAGAAAATACGACTATAAAACCGGAAAAGTTTTTAAACAAATTAATCTTGACGCAAAATATTTTGGGGAAGGAATCACTTTCTTGAACAATAAAATGTACCAATTGACTTGGCAAGAAAAAACAGGTTTCATATACAATGCATCTACATTAAAACTTGAAAAAACGTTTGCTTACGATAAAGATATTGAGGGATGGGGAATGACAAATGATGGTACTTATATCTATCAAACAGATAAAACGGAAAAAATTTGGAAAATGGATCCAAACACCCAAAAAATGATAGATTATGTCAATGTGTATTCTGGAGAGTCAAAAATTCCAAGCATAAACGAATTGGAATGGATTAATGGGAAAATTTACACAAATGTTTGGCAAAAAGATGCAATCGCGGTAGTAAATCCGTTAAATGGAGCTGTTGAAGGTATTTTAGACCTATCAGGTTTGAGGAAATTTGTAAAAAATAAAACAGCTGAAGTATTGAATGGTATCGCATATAATCCAAAAACCAAAACCATTTTTGTTACTGGTAAGAACTGGGATAAAATATTTGAAATAACCGTTTCAGAATAA
- the hutI gene encoding imidazolonepropionase — protein sequence MTTVLINIKELLQIRETAVAKVSGAEMAILPTIKNAFLVIENNLITDFGSMDNFPKIQPDKTIDATGKMVLPSWCDSHTHIVYSGNREQEFVDRINGLTYEEIANRGGGILNSAKKLNESTEEEIYNQSKVRLEEIMRLGTGAVEIKSGYGLTLDGELKMLRVIQRLAQNYPITIKATFLGAHAFPLEYLSNHKGYIDLIINKMLPEIAKNKLADYIDAFCETGYFTVEETEQIMEAGIKFGLKPKIHVNQFNSIGGVEAGIKYNALSVDHLEVMTTADINALKNTETMPVALPSCSYFLSIPYTPAREMIAAGLPLALATDYNPGSTPSGNMNFVVATACIKMKMTPEEAINAATINGAYAMGISETHGSITIGKKANLIITKPIPSYYQLPYAFGSNLIDTVLIEGEILL from the coding sequence ATGACAACAGTACTTATCAATATTAAGGAATTGCTACAAATAAGAGAAACAGCTGTCGCTAAAGTTTCTGGTGCTGAAATGGCTATTCTTCCAACTATCAAAAATGCCTTTTTAGTAATTGAAAATAACTTAATTACTGATTTTGGCTCTATGGATAATTTTCCTAAAATACAACCTGATAAAACTATAGATGCAACAGGAAAAATGGTTTTACCTTCTTGGTGTGACAGTCATACGCATATAGTATATTCAGGAAATAGAGAACAGGAATTTGTTGATAGAATAAATGGGTTGACATATGAAGAAATTGCCAATCGTGGTGGCGGAATCTTAAATTCGGCAAAAAAACTGAACGAATCCACTGAAGAAGAAATTTACAATCAATCAAAAGTAAGGCTGGAAGAAATCATGCGTTTAGGTACTGGTGCAGTCGAAATCAAATCAGGATACGGATTGACACTTGACGGAGAGCTAAAAATGCTTCGTGTTATTCAACGTTTAGCACAAAACTATCCAATAACCATAAAAGCCACTTTTCTGGGGGCCCATGCATTCCCGTTAGAATACTTGTCAAACCATAAAGGCTATATAGATTTAATCATTAATAAAATGCTTCCTGAAATTGCTAAAAATAAATTGGCTGATTATATCGATGCATTTTGTGAAACTGGATATTTTACAGTTGAAGAAACAGAACAAATCATGGAAGCTGGAATTAAATTTGGTTTAAAACCAAAAATTCACGTTAATCAGTTCAATTCCATAGGAGGAGTTGAGGCAGGAATAAAATACAACGCCCTTTCTGTAGATCATCTTGAAGTTATGACAACTGCAGATATTAATGCTTTAAAAAACACTGAAACAATGCCGGTTGCTTTACCCTCCTGTTCTTATTTCTTGAGCATTCCTTACACGCCTGCACGAGAAATGATTGCAGCCGGACTTCCATTAGCCCTTGCAACAGACTACAATCCAGGTTCTACTCCATCTGGAAATATGAATTTTGTGGTGGCTACTGCTTGTATCAAAATGAAAATGACTCCTGAAGAAGCCATAAATGCAGCCACAATTAATGGTGCTTATGCAATGGGAATTTCAGAAACCCATGGAAGTATAACTATCGGTAAAAAAGCTAACCTTATCATTACGAAACCTATTCCCTCCTACTATCAATTACCCTATGCTTTTGGTAGCAATCTCATCGATACTGTACTTATAGAAGGTGAAATTTTATTATAA
- a CDS encoding formimidoylglutamase, whose translation MEKIIPFTVNDLAKITNHRSGEIKFGEKMLTVPKGTNPITFLKSCEAKYVLFGIPEDIGIRANFGRPGAASAWDSAIKSIANIQHNRFCKGSQLAVLGQLNVTEEMKEVEHLDFNDIDDRSKLSQLVEKIDKDVSHIIFNIVKLGKIPIVIGGGHNNAYGNIKGSALAKGKPINAINFDAHSDFRILEGRHSGNGFSYAFEEGFLKKYFIFGLHENYTSKNVLDIIKKIEDRVRYNTYDSVNIRKEKDFNQEMTQALEFINDDFYGVEIDLDSIPNIACSAMTLSGFSVEQLRQFISFFAKNKNATYLHICEGAPDLGEEKNNHLIGKLIGYLVTDFIKSNNQ comes from the coding sequence ATGGAAAAAATCATCCCGTTTACAGTTAATGATCTAGCAAAAATTACTAATCACAGAAGTGGCGAAATAAAATTTGGAGAAAAAATGTTAACCGTTCCAAAAGGAACGAATCCTATTACATTTTTAAAATCCTGCGAAGCTAAATATGTACTGTTTGGAATACCCGAAGATATTGGCATAAGAGCAAATTTTGGAAGGCCAGGCGCTGCTTCGGCTTGGGATAGCGCAATAAAAAGTATTGCTAACATTCAGCACAATCGTTTTTGTAAAGGAAGTCAATTGGCTGTTCTAGGGCAATTAAACGTTACTGAGGAAATGAAAGAGGTAGAACATTTAGATTTTAATGATATTGATGATCGTTCTAAATTAAGCCAATTAGTAGAAAAAATTGATAAAGATGTTTCTCATATTATTTTCAATATAGTAAAATTAGGAAAAATTCCTATAGTTATTGGTGGCGGACACAATAATGCCTATGGAAATATAAAAGGATCAGCTTTAGCAAAAGGCAAACCAATAAATGCCATAAATTTTGATGCGCATTCTGATTTTAGAATTTTGGAAGGACGCCACAGTGGTAATGGTTTTTCATATGCTTTTGAAGAAGGATTTTTAAAAAAATATTTCATTTTTGGCTTACACGAAAATTATACGTCTAAAAATGTTTTAGACATAATAAAAAAAATAGAGGATCGTGTACGCTATAATACCTATGATAGCGTAAACATTCGAAAAGAAAAAGACTTTAATCAAGAAATGACTCAAGCTTTAGAATTTATAAATGATGATTTTTATGGCGTTGAAATCGATTTGGATTCAATTCCAAATATTGCTTGCAGTGCTATGACTTTAAGTGGTTTTTCAGTAGAACAGCTTCGTCAATTTATTTCATTTTTCGCAAAAAATAAAAATGCTACTTATTTACATATTTGCGAAGGTGCCCCAGATTTAGGAGAAGAAAAAAACAATCACTTAATAGGTAAACTTATAGGGTATCTTGTAACTGATTTTATTAAATCCAATAATCAATAG
- a CDS encoding DEAD/DEAH box helicase, with translation MLFEDLSLSKSIQKAVFEQGYTNPTPIQEQSIPLVLAGRDLIGCAQTGTGKTAAFAIPIIHQLHRIVGSSKKAKQIRALVVTPTRELAVQIGQSFDLYAKYTNLTQLTIFGGVSQNPQVDTLKNGVDILIATPGRLLDLHKQGFIDLDHLHTLVLDEADQMLDMGFVNDVKKIVKLTPKNRQTLFFSATMPIAIRELAEMFLTDPATVTVSPISSTAENVEQRVYFVEKTEKRNLLYHLIKNENLSDVLVFSRTKHGADNVVKALRKNNISAEAIHGDKSQNARQRVLDAFKNKEVGVLVATDIAARGIDIDQLPFVINFDLPNIPETYVHRIGRTGRAGNGGIAISFCSKDEHGYWKDIQKLIKVDVKTVNDHPYPWHSGSPETAPGSAQKNSNRSGGAHKSRKSEVSKQNKKRWY, from the coding sequence ATGTTATTCGAAGATTTATCACTTTCAAAAAGTATACAAAAAGCCGTATTTGAACAAGGCTACACAAATCCAACTCCTATTCAAGAACAATCTATTCCGCTAGTATTAGCTGGGCGCGATTTAATAGGATGTGCACAAACAGGAACAGGTAAAACCGCTGCATTTGCAATTCCAATTATACATCAATTACATCGAATTGTAGGTTCCTCTAAAAAAGCCAAACAAATTCGTGCCTTAGTAGTTACTCCTACCAGAGAATTAGCAGTTCAAATTGGGCAAAGCTTTGATTTGTATGCGAAGTACACTAACTTAACACAGCTGACTATTTTTGGCGGAGTTTCACAAAATCCACAAGTTGATACCTTAAAAAATGGTGTCGATATTTTGATTGCAACACCAGGCAGATTACTTGATTTACACAAACAAGGTTTTATCGATTTAGATCATTTACATACTTTAGTTCTTGATGAAGCAGATCAAATGCTTGATATGGGATTTGTAAATGATGTAAAGAAAATTGTAAAGCTGACGCCAAAAAACAGACAAACACTATTTTTCTCTGCTACAATGCCTATTGCCATTAGAGAATTAGCTGAAATGTTTTTGACAGATCCTGCAACAGTAACCGTTTCACCAATATCCTCTACTGCTGAAAATGTAGAACAACGTGTCTACTTTGTTGAAAAAACAGAAAAAAGAAACTTATTATATCATTTAATTAAAAATGAAAATCTATCCGATGTTTTGGTCTTTTCAAGAACGAAACATGGTGCGGATAATGTTGTAAAAGCACTACGAAAAAACAATATTTCAGCAGAAGCAATTCATGGTGATAAATCACAAAATGCAAGACAACGTGTTTTAGATGCATTTAAAAATAAAGAAGTTGGTGTCTTAGTTGCTACTGATATTGCTGCACGAGGAATTGATATTGATCAATTACCGTTTGTTATAAATTTTGATTTACCAAATATTCCAGAAACTTATGTCCACAGGATTGGTAGAACTGGTCGCGCCGGAAACGGAGGAATAGCTATTTCATTTTGTAGTAAAGATGAACACGGTTATTGGAAAGATATCCAGAAGCTGATAAAAGTAGATGTAAAAACGGTAAATGACCATCCTTATCCTTGGCATTCAGGAAGTCCAGAAACAGCACCTGGAAGCGCACAAAAAAACTCAAATCGTAGCGGTGGCGCACATAAATCAAGAAAATCTGAGGTTTCTAAACAAAACAAAAAACGTTGGTATTAA
- a CDS encoding Hsp20/alpha crystallin family protein, which yields METLVKRNSSLPTLNTFFDDFFTKDVFDWSDKNFATIGSNLPSVNLKETDNTLQVDLAAPGMKKEDFKVEIENNMLMISSEKEETKEESRKKDNYLRKEFSYQSFFRSFNLPEYIDENKIEASYKDGILHVEIAKKDNGKKKMHKTIAIK from the coding sequence ATGGAAACTCTAGTTAAAAGAAACAGTTCATTACCAACATTGAATACTTTTTTTGATGATTTTTTTACAAAAGATGTATTCGATTGGAGTGACAAAAATTTTGCTACGATAGGCAGTAATTTACCTTCCGTAAATTTAAAAGAAACTGATAATACATTACAAGTAGATTTAGCTGCTCCAGGCATGAAAAAAGAAGATTTCAAAGTTGAAATTGAAAATAATATGCTAATGATTTCTTCTGAAAAAGAAGAAACCAAAGAAGAATCTAGAAAAAAAGACAATTACCTCAGAAAAGAGTTTAGCTATCAATCCTTTTTTAGATCTTTTAACTTACCGGAATACATTGATGAAAATAAAATTGAAGCAAGTTATAAAGATGGAATTCTACATGTAGAAATAGCAAAAAAAGACAATGGCAAGAAAAAAATGCATAAAACTATTGCCATAAAATAA
- a CDS encoding response regulator → MSQIRIALLLLALNVFNINCYSLTPTLSKNHIVKLTKQASKYIHESNYEKSLIASRLALRYAIGIKNNNLVAISYNIIGRNYDNLSEYDKAIFFYKKGLIYANRTNNDTIKDWLNNNLGNIYCFQKKQYEEGIKYYKNALKFGVKISDPIEIYVTKLNITWAFFDNGQFNEGLPYLEFINKYKKKYGDATTIVALNMLNGMYFGFKEEHEKAIASFLNGIKLGNEGIEKSDLSYTHQEYSKYLLKRGDYKKAYENLVLYNTITEELNNKEMIKKANMAGINLELDEYKREIDKIETEKDLQYQSLKKSRVIVLLFVIVLFILLLLVYTLYKNNLFKKKRNNDLSLANEKLFVAKEKAEEASILKSQFVSTISHELRTPLYGVVGITNMLLDEHKELVNSPHLSSLKFSARYLLSLVNDVLQINKIEENRIVLENLTFNISDEINMIKNSLSFIAKNNNNFIFVNIDPAIPEYLIGDKLRLSQIIINLVSNALKFTTNGEVFIDVNLSAVTDKMHFIEFKIKDTGVGIAIEDQDKIFDKFVQVGRKAVDYQGTGLGLSIVKRLLSLFNSDISIKSEIGVGTEFTFTISFEFDPEKTNEIINNIPVDLSSNKQLKVLVVEDNKINQIVTEKILKNNNYTCTVVDDGFQAIKILEEDNFDIVLMDINMPLINGFETSRRIRHKGIKIPIIALTAFDKEEIIEESIAAGINDIIVKPFDSVKLFKVINVLISKTKIAKIGV, encoded by the coding sequence ATGTCCCAAATCAGAATCGCTTTATTATTATTAGCACTTAATGTTTTTAATATTAATTGTTATTCTTTAACTCCAACTCTTTCAAAAAATCATATTGTAAAGTTAACAAAACAAGCCTCTAAATATATTCATGAATCAAATTATGAAAAATCTTTAATAGCTTCAAGACTTGCATTGCGTTATGCGATTGGCATTAAAAATAATAATCTTGTAGCAATATCCTATAATATAATTGGTAGAAATTATGATAATTTATCAGAGTATGATAAAGCTATTTTTTTTTATAAAAAAGGATTAATTTATGCTAACAGAACTAATAACGATACCATTAAAGATTGGTTAAATAATAATTTAGGAAACATATATTGCTTTCAAAAAAAACAATATGAAGAAGGAATAAAATATTATAAAAATGCATTAAAGTTTGGTGTGAAAATATCAGACCCAATAGAAATATATGTTACAAAACTAAATATCACTTGGGCTTTTTTTGATAACGGCCAATTTAATGAAGGTTTGCCTTATTTAGAATTCATTAATAAATATAAAAAAAAATATGGCGATGCAACTACAATTGTTGCTTTAAACATGCTTAATGGAATGTATTTTGGTTTTAAAGAGGAGCATGAAAAAGCAATCGCTTCTTTTTTAAACGGTATAAAATTAGGAAACGAAGGAATAGAAAAATCGGATTTGTCATATACCCATCAGGAATATTCTAAATATTTATTGAAACGCGGAGATTATAAAAAGGCATACGAAAATTTGGTTCTTTATAATACAATTACTGAAGAACTTAATAATAAAGAGATGATTAAAAAGGCTAATATGGCTGGTATTAATCTAGAACTTGACGAATATAAACGAGAGATAGATAAAATTGAAACTGAGAAAGATTTACAATATCAAAGTTTAAAAAAATCTCGAGTAATTGTTTTATTATTTGTGATTGTATTATTTATTTTATTGCTTCTGGTTTATACGCTGTATAAAAATAATCTTTTTAAGAAAAAAAGAAATAATGATTTGTCTCTTGCTAATGAAAAACTTTTTGTTGCAAAAGAAAAAGCAGAAGAAGCATCGATACTAAAATCACAATTTGTTTCTACTATTAGCCATGAATTACGAACGCCTTTATATGGGGTAGTTGGGATTACAAACATGCTATTAGATGAACATAAAGAACTTGTAAACAGTCCACATTTAAGTTCTCTTAAATTCTCTGCGAGGTATTTATTGTCACTGGTGAATGATGTGTTACAAATAAATAAAATTGAAGAAAATAGAATCGTTCTTGAAAATTTGACTTTTAATATTTCGGATGAAATTAACATGATTAAGAACTCTTTGTCTTTTATAGCAAAGAATAATAATAATTTCATATTTGTGAATATTGATCCAGCAATACCGGAATATTTAATTGGAGATAAATTAAGACTTTCTCAAATAATTATAAATCTGGTTAGTAATGCATTAAAGTTTACAACTAATGGAGAAGTATTCATTGATGTGAATTTATCCGCAGTTACTGATAAAATGCATTTTATTGAGTTCAAGATAAAAGATACTGGAGTTGGAATAGCAATTGAAGATCAAGATAAGATTTTTGATAAATTTGTTCAGGTTGGAAGGAAAGCAGTAGATTATCAAGGAACAGGGTTGGGATTATCAATTGTAAAACGCTTATTAAGTCTTTTTAATAGTGATATTTCAATTAAAAGCGAAATTGGTGTAGGTACTGAATTCACTTTTACAATTTCATTTGAATTTGATCCTGAAAAAACAAATGAAATAATAAATAATATTCCAGTTGATTTGTCTTCAAATAAACAATTGAAAGTGCTTGTTGTAGAGGATAATAAGATAAATCAAATTGTTACCGAAAAAATTCTCAAAAATAATAATTATACCTGCACAGTAGTTGATGATGGATTTCAGGCTATTAAAATATTAGAAGAAGATAATTTTGATATTGTTTTAATGGATATTAACATGCCTTTAATCAATGGTTTTGAAACGTCAAGAAGAATACGTCATAAAGGGATAAAAATCCCTATAATTGCACTGACGGCATTTGATAAAGAGGAGATTATTGAAGAATCAATTGCGGCAGGAATCAATGATATTATAGTAAAACCTTTTGATTCAGTCAAACTGTTTAAAGTTATCAATGTTTTAATTTCAAAAACTAAAATAGCTAAAATAGGAGTTTAA